The Winogradskyella schleiferi genome contains the following window.
ACTCTAGGAGTAAAATTCGTTTGTCTTCTCGTAGAAACTTCTGGATCCATACCAGAATAATTGGTTAATACAAATACATTATTGGCCGTAACATATAATCTAAGCTTGGATATGCCTAGATTTGAAAGGACTGACTCTGGCAGTGTATAACCTAGTGATAATGTATTTAATCTTAAGTAGGAACCGTCTTCTACAGCCCAATCACTAAATACATAGCGTTGCATATAAGGCGACCACATTGTAGTATTAGCGTTCAAGGCTTCTAACTGTGCAGGGTCATTGACTAGTTGGCCCGTGGAGGGATCTAGATTTGTCCATCTTACACCGTCAGCAAATGCAGTGGTCAAATTACCATAATCACCAGTTTGTCTTGGTGTGTTAGAGTGAATTTTGTTGGCATTATAGACATCAAAACCAACACTAAAATTAAAGGCTGCGCTAAGGTCAAAACCGTAGGCGCGTGCGCCCAAGGTAAATCCACCTATAAAATCTGGATTGGCGTCACCGATTATAGTTTGATCATCTTCATCTACAACACCATCATTGTTGGTATCTTTTATTTTTAGGGCTCCTGGCCTAACGAGCCCATCTCCAATAACAGCACTGTTATCTGGAATACCATCTATTAAGGTGTAGTCGCCCGTTGCTGAGTCAAAATTAAAATCTGACACTTCATATCTACCGTCATTTTGGTAACCATACATAATACCTAATGGCGACCCTACATTTACAAGGAAGTCATTTCCAATTTGACTAGAGGCCCAACCTGAAGGCCAACCAAAATCTTCTGATTCACCTAAGGAATTGATTTTATTCTTGTTAGCACTGATGTTAAATGATAAATCTAAACCGTAGTTTTCGGTACTTATTGCGGTAATATTAATAAGTGCCTCAACACCTGTATTTTCAATCTCTCCTATATTTCTGAATTGTTCAGCATATCCTGATCCAGCTGTCCGGAAAGCTAAAAGTAAATCTTGTGTAAGATTTTTATAAAGTTCAAATGAACCACTAACCCTACCATTAAATAAACTGTAATCCAATGCTAAGTTCTGTGTTACGGTTGTTTCCCATTTTAAGTCAGGGTTCGCTAAAACATCTGAAGGGGCAAAATAGTTAGCTATCCCATTAATATAGGACGTATTATAAGATTGGTATGTTTGTATGGTTTGCCCAGTTGGAATATTGTTATTACCGACTTCCCCATAGCTCAATCTTAATTTAAGTGTATTGATCCATTTGACATTTTCTAAGAAAGTCTCTTCAGAAATTTTCCATGCAAAAGCAGCAGATGGGAAATAGCCCCAACGGTTATCGCCAAGAAATTTACTAGATCCATCCATACGAAACGTAGCAGTTAATAAATATCTATTTTTAAAATCATAGTTTGCACGGCCGAAAAAAGATAATAGTTTATCATCGGGTGAATAAAAATTATCAACACTAAAAGGATCGGCTTGTGTTGTTAACGTTAAACTTCTCTGAAAATCAAAGTCACTAGGGAAACCATGTAACTCAGTTTCCACTCTATTGTCCTTAGATACAATCATTTCCTGTCCTAAAAGTAGCTTAAGCGCATGGTTTTCTCCAACAATATTTTTGAAGTCATAGTTTAAAGTGTTAGCATTTCTAAAACTTTCACGTTTTCTATCTCTGATTCTTAAAGCAGGAAGACCTTGGTTTTCAACACTAGGTCTATTACTAGAAAAATAAGTGGATTTCCCATAGAAACGATAATCTAAATCATTAGTGGTATTTAAACCAACGTCAGATCTGAATGTTAAATTGTTGATCACATCCCAAGAAAAACTCCCTAATAAGTTAAGGTTTTTTCTTAATTTTTGCTGTTGGTTATCATTAACTGCGATAAAAGGATTAACCAATTCACTAAAAATGGCCTCATCAGTATTGGTAGGATCAAAAGCTGCCAGTGGAATTGGTGAGTATCTTATAGAATGTTTAAGCCTTGAGTCCGCAGATGAAACCTCGTTCTGTTCGTTTGCGCCTCCACCATTAACCTCAGTATCAGCATAACGAATTGTAAACGATAAATCTATTTTATCACTTGCTTTGTTTTTTAATGCCAACGACACATTACTTCTTCTATAGTCAGAGCCAACCATAATTGCTTTTTCATCGTAAAGAGCGTAATTAAAATTATAGTTGAATTTTTCAGAACCACCTCTTACGGATAAATCATGGTTTTGTACATCTCCTGTTCGACCATAGATTAGTCTTTGCCAGTCATTTCCTTGCATTCCAACATATTGGTCATAATCTTGATATAGTCCATATGTTTCATCATAAACTTCTGGAGTATCTCTCAATAGCCAGTATTCACGTTGCCATAACACAAAATCTTCAGGCTCTAAAACATCAATGGTTTTTGCGATTGTCTTGTTACCATATGTGGTATTTAGACTTACGGCCATTTTTCCTACTTTACCGCTTTTTGTGGTCACTATAATAACGCCATTTGCACCCCTTGATCCGTAAATAGCAGTAGAAGATGCATCTTTTAAAACACTAATATTCTCAATGTTCGATGGCGAAATGTCGTTAATACTATTTACTGGAAAGCCGTCAACAATGACTAAAGGGGCACTATCTTGTGTAAGCGATCCGGCTCCTCTTACTCTAATTTGCACCTCTGAATCCGGTGACCCTTCTGTATTTAAAACCTGTACTCCCGCTAATCGACCCGTTAAAGTCTCAGAAACATTAGCAATGTTTTGTTGTTTTAGATCATCGCCACCAATAGTGACGACAGAGCCAGTAAGATCAGACTTACGGGACGTTCCGTAACCGATAACAACAACCTCATCTAAGTTTTCTGAACTTGGTTCAAGCACTACATCAATAGTGGACTTTCCAGCAACTTTTATTTCTTGTGTTGCATAACCAATATACGAAAACACCAAGGTTGCATTCGGGTTTGAAATATTTAACGAATAATTACCATCAAAATCGGTAGACGTACCATTTGATGTTCCTTTTACTAAAACGGATGCACCTGGCACAGGTCCACCAATGTCTTGTGCAATTACGGTTCCGGTTACTGTAATGCTTTGGGAGTAAGAAAACCCACTACCGAAAACAAATAATGCAAATAGCATCAACGAAAAAGATTTTGTTGAAGAAAATCTTTTTGTTTTTTCTTTATCTGAATAGAAAAACAAAAAATCAATTAAATTGTTGTACATGAAATTTTTGTATTAGTTTATAATTAGTTTAAAATGTAATCGATTGCACAAATGTATAAATAATTTTGAGATTCACAAATATTTGTTAAGATTTTTTGAATATGAAAATATTTTTATTTGAATTTTACGCCTTATATAATTATGCGATAGAATTTTAATTAATTTGACCAAGTTACGTTTTTAATTGTACATTTGTGTAATCGATTACATAAATTATTTAATGAAATTTTAATAATATGAAAAATTTACTACTAATTATTGGCCTCATATTTTTTACTAGTTTAGGGTTTAGCCAGAATTATTACATGCCAACACCAGAGGGTTATGGAGAATCAACAACAGGCGGTGGCAATGTTACGCCAGTTACTGTTAGTACTTATGCGGATTTTAAGGCTAAGATAAAGTTGTCTACACCACAAGTTATTTTGGTCTCTGGTACAATTACTATAGCGGCTGGACAGAACATAAGCGAGGTCGTTACCAATAAAACGATCATTGGACTGCCAAATGCGAGGTTGGTAAATAATACACAAACACAATCAGGATCCGGTATTTTGAATTTGAAAAATGGATCTAATAACGTCATTATTCGTAATCTCATTTTCGAAGGACCAGGTGCCTATGATGTGGATGGACGTGATAATCTTACAGCAGATGGTTGTATCAATCTTTGGGTAGACCATTGTGAATTTCAAGATGGAGTGGATGGTAATTTTGATATTAAGGGAAATTCGGATAACGTTACAGTATCTTGGTGCAAATTCACTTATCTTAAACCTGCAGTTCCAGATGGTCCAGGAGGGTCTAATGATCATAGGTTTTCCAATTTGATAGGTTCAAGTGATTCCCAAGCACCTGCGGACGGTCATTATAGTGTGACTTTTCAAAATTGTTATTGGGCTCAAGGTTGTAAGGAAAGAATGCCAAGAGCAAGAAATGGACAACTCCATATTCTAAACTGTTATTACAACACGGATGTTTCGAGTTCTAGAGCATTAGGTTTTAGTGGAGGAATCAATACACTATCTTGTTATGTTGAAAACTCAGACTTTGCCAATGTTGGGACTGTGTATCAAAGTTATGGAGGAACAGTATCATTGGAATTTGATAATTGCATTAATGGGGTTTCCAATATAGGGTCTGTGCCTCAACCTACATATTCTTATAGTGTAACTCCTGTTGAAGATGTAGCTGCTCATGTGAGTGATGCCAATTGTGGGGCAGGAGCAACGCTAGATGTTACAACTTCAGGCGAGATATCTTCGAGCTGCGAAGGTCTTGGTGTGAAAGATAGTTTTCTTGCCCAGATTAGATATTACCCAACTTTGGTGGATGATATATTGAATATCGAATTTTCTGCTCAAAACTATGCTGACGTTGAATTTTCACTTTATTCCGTAAATGGACAAAAGTTAAGTTCGAAGACAATATGGGCTAACTGGAGTGGGATAACTACGATAGATTTAAGTAAATATTCTAAAGGTATATACTTTATTAAACTTCAGATTGAAAATAATTTTAAAATCTTTGGTTTAGCAAAAAGCTAGTTACTTTTTAAATGATTTTAATTTTAAACACCCTCAAATTTAAATAGACATAACCTTGACAAAATTATCCTAAAATATTGAAGATTCAATCATAAAACATCCTACATTATTAGCTTAATATGAGAGAATTACATTTAGTATTAAGGGTGCCTTTTGACAGATGTACTTTTTAAATAAAAATTAATTCATATATTTGTAATCGATTACAATTTTTTATTAATTACTCTAAAACAATTACAACATGAAAAAAAATTTACAATTATTAGTATTCCCTCTACTTTTTATGTCTTTACTTCTGCAAGCTCAAGACAACGTATGGGATTTTGGGAATGACGAAACAAATTTCCCTGTTGGTCCAGCTTTTTCAGACACAAGAGTCATTGATGGCTTAACCTTAGTAGGTGGCGGTTCTGATTTTGCTACCATTGAACCAAATTCAGGCACATGGACAGATGGTTACTCATCTACTAATCGTTTAAAATCTGAAGGAAACAGTTCAGTTGACGGTTCTGGTTTACCTACGAGAAGATATATGGAGTTTCCAGTGTCTGGATCAGTTACTGTTAAACTTTGGTTTAGATTTAGTGGTAGTGGTACACCACGTGCGGTAATTGTAGCTGATGCCACAGGTACAGAAGTAATGCGTTTTAACTCTTTAGGTGATACTGACCGCAGGTATATAGAAGCTGACTATACTGGTGGAGCCACAACTTTATTAGTCTTTTCAGAGGGCAATGCTGTAAATTATTATAAACTTGAAACGGCAACAATTGCACCACCTCAAGAGGATAAAACATGGGATTTTGGCAACGATGTAACCAACTTCCCTGTAGGACCAGCTTTTTCAGATACCAGAGTAATAGATGGTTTAACATTAGTAGGGGGTGGTTCTGATTTCGCAACAATTGAACCTAATTCTGGAACTTGGGATGACGGTTACACATCAACTAACAGATTAAAGTCTGAAGGCAATAGCTCAGTTGATGGTTCTGGCTTACCAACTAGGCGCTATATGGAATTTCCGATTACAGGTCCTGTTTCAGTTAAATTATGGTATAGATTTAGTGGAAGTGGCACACCTCGTGCTGTAGTTATTTCAGATAATACAGGTGCAGAAGTAGCACGTTTCGATTCTTTAGGTGATAGTGATCGTAGATATTTAGAAGCTAATTATACAGGGAGTGGTACTTCGTTATTGGTGTTTTCCGAAAACAATGCAGTTAATTATTACAAATTAGAAGTAAGCAGTGCTCTACTCAACATTAATGACGAAGCTCTAGGTATAAATGCTAGTTTAAAATCTGTAAATGATCGCGTATTTTTATCTAATGTAAACTCAAATACTGAGGTTGATATTTATTCTATTACTGGAACAAGATTAAAAACTATTAAAACAAATAATGATGTAGACTTTGTTTTACGTCCTGGTATTTATATTGCAAGAATTAAAACTAACAGAGGAGAAAAATCTATTAAACTTATAACTTACTAGTTTATAATTTCCTTTCAAAATTAAAAAAAAAGAATACTATCCAGTATTCTTTTTTTTAAATATTACACTAAATTAACCACAAAAACTTTGTATTATCAAACTAATTTTTTAAGTTTGGTAATCGATTACATTATTTTAAATCTGAAAATAAAAACATGGTGCTACCAACTAATTTTACTAGTATAATTAAGCAAGTTTTCTTAATGACATTTGTTTTAGCTTTGAGTGTTTTCTCTTGTAAAGAAAATAAAACAGAAAACGAAAAAACTGCCACCTTAAATAACAATGTTTGGTCTCAATTGGACGAAATCGTCTCAAGTGTATCAGAGCCAGAAATCCCTAATTCAGAATTCAATATTTTAGACTATGGCGCAAAGCCAGATAGCATATCGTACAACACAGAAGCCTTCAAAAAAGCTATTGCAGCTTGCACAGAAAAAGGTGGAGGAAAAGTCATTGTGCCAAAAGGAAAATATCTTACAGGAGCCATTCATTTAGATAATAACATAAATCTGCACCTAGAGGAAGGAGCAGAAATATTGTTCAGTACTAATCCAAAAGATTTTTTGCCATTAGTAGCTACATCTTATGAAGGTGTAGAGCTCATGAATTATTCACCATTAATTTACGCGCACAAAAAATCGAACATTGCTATTACTGGCAAAGGAATTTTAAACGGTCAGGCAAGTAACGATAACTGGTGGAGTTGGTGCGGAAAAGACACCTACGGTTGGAAAAAAGGAATGCCTCAACAAAAAGACAGTCTCAACTTGCCAAGATTAATGGAAATGGGACAAAACGGAACACCTCTAAGTGAACGTGTTTTTGGTGAAGGCCATTATTTAAGACCAACGTTTTTGCAGCCTTATGAATGTAACAATGTCTTAATTAAAGGCGTGAAAATTGTAAATGCACCATTTTGGATTATTCATCCATTTAAATCTAATAATGTCATTGTAGATGATGTCACCGTAGAAAGTCATGGCCCTAACAACGATGGTTGTGATCCAGAATATTCTAAAAACGTAATCATCAAAAATTGTACTTTTAATACTGGTGACGATTGTATCGCTATAAAAGCAGGAAGAGACGCAGAAGGTAGAAGAGTGGCTATTAAAAGCGAAAATATCGTCGTACAAAATTGTAAGATGATTGATGGTCATGGTGGCGTTGTTATCGGTAGCGAAATGTCTGCTGGAGTGACTAATGTATATGTTGAAAATTGTGAAATGAACAGTCCAAACCTGGACCGAGCTATTCGTTTAAAAACCAACTCCAGAAGAGGCGGAACAATTGATGGTGTATATGTAAGAAATGTTAATGTCGGACAAGTAAAAGAAGCGGTGTTAAAATTAAACATGCATTACGCAACCTACACCAATCAAACTGGAGAGTTTATTCCCGTAATTAAAAATATACATCTCGAAAATGTGAAAGTTCAAAACGGCGGTTATTATGGTATTTTGGCAAAAGGTTATGAAGAGTCGCCAATAACTAACGTGACCTTAAAGAACGTGATCATAGAAAAAGTAGATGAAGCTTTTTCTCTAGAGCATGTTTCTAACTTAAAGCTTATAGACACTTATATTAATGGCTCATTAATGCAAAGCCCACCAAAAACTAAAGAGTAAATCTAAAAATTTAAATGGATAACCCCCTTAAGCAAATTGATTAATAGCAGGAATTTGTTTTCAAATAAGCCTGATGAAAATGATCAGGCTTGTTTTTTTTAATTTTAAAGCAAAATCAATCATGTATAAGATAGCTACACTTTGCCTTTTCTTAATGTTGAGCTCTTCAACCTTGTTTGCTTTACAAAATATTCAAAAAGACACGTCTTATACAGTTAATAATTCATACCACAAATACATAAAGAAGTTTCCTCAGATAGACATTG
Protein-coding sequences here:
- a CDS encoding glycoside hydrolase family 28 protein, yielding MTFVLALSVFSCKENKTENEKTATLNNNVWSQLDEIVSSVSEPEIPNSEFNILDYGAKPDSISYNTEAFKKAIAACTEKGGGKVIVPKGKYLTGAIHLDNNINLHLEEGAEILFSTNPKDFLPLVATSYEGVELMNYSPLIYAHKKSNIAITGKGILNGQASNDNWWSWCGKDTYGWKKGMPQQKDSLNLPRLMEMGQNGTPLSERVFGEGHYLRPTFLQPYECNNVLIKGVKIVNAPFWIIHPFKSNNVIVDDVTVESHGPNNDGCDPEYSKNVIIKNCTFNTGDDCIAIKAGRDAEGRRVAIKSENIVVQNCKMIDGHGGVVIGSEMSAGVTNVYVENCEMNSPNLDRAIRLKTNSRRGGTIDGVYVRNVNVGQVKEAVLKLNMHYATYTNQTGEFIPVIKNIHLENVKVQNGGYYGILAKGYEESPITNVTLKNVIIEKVDEAFSLEHVSNLKLIDTYINGSLMQSPPKTKE
- a CDS encoding SusC/RagA family TonB-linked outer membrane protein, whose translation is MYNNLIDFLFFYSDKEKTKRFSSTKSFSLMLFALFVFGSGFSYSQSITVTGTVIAQDIGGPVPGASVLVKGTSNGTSTDFDGNYSLNISNPNATLVFSYIGYATQEIKVAGKSTIDVVLEPSSENLDEVVVIGYGTSRKSDLTGSVVTIGGDDLKQQNIANVSETLTGRLAGVQVLNTEGSPDSEVQIRVRGAGSLTQDSAPLVIVDGFPVNSINDISPSNIENISVLKDASSTAIYGSRGANGVIIVTTKSGKVGKMAVSLNTTYGNKTIAKTIDVLEPEDFVLWQREYWLLRDTPEVYDETYGLYQDYDQYVGMQGNDWQRLIYGRTGDVQNHDLSVRGGSEKFNYNFNYALYDEKAIMVGSDYRRSNVSLALKNKASDKIDLSFTIRYADTEVNGGGANEQNEVSSADSRLKHSIRYSPIPLAAFDPTNTDEAIFSELVNPFIAVNDNQQQKLRKNLNLLGSFSWDVINNLTFRSDVGLNTTNDLDYRFYGKSTYFSSNRPSVENQGLPALRIRDRKRESFRNANTLNYDFKNIVGENHALKLLLGQEMIVSKDNRVETELHGFPSDFDFQRSLTLTTQADPFSVDNFYSPDDKLLSFFGRANYDFKNRYLLTATFRMDGSSKFLGDNRWGYFPSAAFAWKISEETFLENVKWINTLKLRLSYGEVGNNNIPTGQTIQTYQSYNTSYINGIANYFAPSDVLANPDLKWETTVTQNLALDYSLFNGRVSGSFELYKNLTQDLLLAFRTAGSGYAEQFRNIGEIENTGVEALINITAISTENYGLDLSFNISANKNKINSLGESEDFGWPSGWASSQIGNDFLVNVGSPLGIMYGYQNDGRYEVSDFNFDSATGDYTLIDGIPDNSAVIGDGLVRPGALKIKDTNNDGVVDEDDQTIIGDANPDFIGGFTLGARAYGFDLSAAFNFSVGFDVYNANKIHSNTPRQTGDYGNLTTAFADGVRWTNLDPSTGQLVNDPAQLEALNANTTMWSPYMQRYVFSDWAVEDGSYLRLNTLSLGYTLPESVLSNLGISKLRLYVTANNVFVLTNYSGMDPEVSTRRQTNFTPRVDYSAYPRSRQVAFGLNLNF
- a CDS encoding T9SS type A sorting domain-containing protein, translating into MKKNLQLLVFPLLFMSLLLQAQDNVWDFGNDETNFPVGPAFSDTRVIDGLTLVGGGSDFATIEPNSGTWTDGYSSTNRLKSEGNSSVDGSGLPTRRYMEFPVSGSVTVKLWFRFSGSGTPRAVIVADATGTEVMRFNSLGDTDRRYIEADYTGGATTLLVFSEGNAVNYYKLETATIAPPQEDKTWDFGNDVTNFPVGPAFSDTRVIDGLTLVGGGSDFATIEPNSGTWDDGYTSTNRLKSEGNSSVDGSGLPTRRYMEFPITGPVSVKLWYRFSGSGTPRAVVISDNTGAEVARFDSLGDSDRRYLEANYTGSGTSLLVFSENNAVNYYKLEVSSALLNINDEALGINASLKSVNDRVFLSNVNSNTEVDIYSITGTRLKTIKTNNDVDFVLRPGIYIARIKTNRGEKSIKLITY
- a CDS encoding T9SS type A sorting domain-containing protein codes for the protein MKNLLLIIGLIFFTSLGFSQNYYMPTPEGYGESTTGGGNVTPVTVSTYADFKAKIKLSTPQVILVSGTITIAAGQNISEVVTNKTIIGLPNARLVNNTQTQSGSGILNLKNGSNNVIIRNLIFEGPGAYDVDGRDNLTADGCINLWVDHCEFQDGVDGNFDIKGNSDNVTVSWCKFTYLKPAVPDGPGGSNDHRFSNLIGSSDSQAPADGHYSVTFQNCYWAQGCKERMPRARNGQLHILNCYYNTDVSSSRALGFSGGINTLSCYVENSDFANVGTVYQSYGGTVSLEFDNCINGVSNIGSVPQPTYSYSVTPVEDVAAHVSDANCGAGATLDVTTSGEISSSCEGLGVKDSFLAQIRYYPTLVDDILNIEFSAQNYADVEFSLYSVNGQKLSSKTIWANWSGITTIDLSKYSKGIYFIKLQIENNFKIFGLAKS